In one window of Candidatus Avedoeria danica DNA:
- a CDS encoding ABC transporter ATP-binding protein produces the protein MALLEVHDVHSHYGNIHALKGVSLTVDEGEIVTLIGANGAGKSTTLRTISGLIRPSAGSVRLGGRDIAALKPHAIVAEGVVHVPEGRGIFARLTVDENLAIGAFIRSDTAGIAADLERVFESFPRLKERRRQAGGTLSGGEQQMLAIGRGLMARPRVLLLDEPSMGLAPILVEEIFTIIRRLNDEEGTTILLVEQNALAALDVADRGYVLETGTIRLSGPAGDLKRDPAVIEAYLGV, from the coding sequence ATGGCGCTGCTCGAGGTGCACGACGTCCACAGCCATTACGGCAACATCCACGCGCTCAAGGGCGTGTCGCTGACGGTCGACGAGGGTGAGATCGTCACGCTCATCGGCGCGAACGGCGCCGGCAAGAGCACCACGCTCCGGACGATCTCGGGCCTCATCCGGCCCAGCGCGGGCAGCGTGCGGCTCGGCGGGCGCGACATCGCCGCGCTCAAGCCGCACGCGATCGTCGCCGAGGGCGTCGTGCACGTGCCGGAGGGCCGCGGCATCTTCGCTCGGCTGACCGTCGATGAGAATTTGGCGATCGGCGCCTTCATCCGCTCGGACACGGCGGGCATCGCCGCCGACCTCGAGCGCGTGTTCGAGAGCTTTCCACGCCTGAAGGAGCGCCGCCGACAGGCCGGCGGCACGCTCTCCGGCGGCGAGCAGCAGATGCTGGCGATCGGCCGCGGCCTGATGGCCCGCCCGCGCGTCCTGCTGCTCGACGAGCCGTCGATGGGCCTGGCGCCGATCCTCGTCGAGGAGATCTTCACGATCATCCGCCGCCTGAACGACGAGGAGGGCACGACGATCCTCCTGGTCGAACAGAACGCCCTCGCCGCCCTGGACGTCGCCGATCGCGGCTACGTCCTCGAGACCGGCACGATCCGCCTGAGCGGCCCGGCCGGCGATCTGAAGCGCGACCCGGCGGTCATCGAGGCCTACTTGGGCGTCTGA
- a CDS encoding ABC transporter ATP-binding protein — MSAVLDARNVTKRFGGLTAVDDMSLAIPEGAIYSVIGPNGAGKTTFFNCLTGFYLPEEGRIVFDGQHRLDGRRTDQITRLGIARTYQNIRLFPNLTAIENILVGQHSHLHASLWGVIFRTRAARREEAAALDEACRLLDFVGLSGDGDVLAKHLAYGDQRRLEIARALATKPKLLLLDEPMAGMNPAEKDTMIAFIRRLRDALGITILLIEHDMKVVMTISDGITVMDFGRKIAEGEPAAIQRDPLVIEAYLGRGAVEAVGVVKAGGAGDGGAGGQAAPGDRPHATDEA, encoded by the coding sequence ATGAGCGCCGTCCTCGACGCCCGGAACGTCACGAAGCGCTTCGGCGGGCTGACCGCGGTCGACGACATGTCGCTCGCCATCCCCGAGGGCGCGATCTACAGCGTCATCGGCCCGAACGGAGCCGGCAAGACGACGTTCTTCAACTGCCTGACCGGCTTCTACCTGCCCGAGGAAGGGCGGATCGTGTTCGACGGGCAGCACCGGCTGGACGGGCGGCGGACGGACCAGATCACGCGGCTCGGCATCGCCCGGACCTACCAGAACATCCGGCTCTTCCCGAACCTGACAGCCATCGAGAACATCCTCGTCGGCCAGCACAGCCACTTGCACGCGTCGCTGTGGGGCGTCATCTTCCGCACGCGCGCCGCGCGGCGCGAGGAGGCGGCCGCGCTGGACGAGGCCTGCCGCCTGCTCGACTTCGTCGGCCTGTCCGGCGACGGCGACGTGCTGGCCAAGCACCTGGCCTACGGCGATCAGCGCCGGCTCGAGATCGCCCGCGCGCTGGCCACCAAGCCGAAGCTCCTGCTCCTCGACGAGCCGATGGCCGGCATGAACCCGGCCGAGAAGGACACGATGATCGCCTTTATCCGCCGCCTGCGCGATGCGCTCGGCATCACGATCCTCCTGATCGAGCACGACATGAAGGTGGTCATGACGATCTCGGACGGCATCACCGTGATGGACTTCGGCCGCAAGATCGCCGAGGGCGAGCCGGCGGCGATCCAGCGCGACCCGCTCGTCATCGAGGCCTACCTCGGCCGTGGGGCGGTCGAGGCGGTCGGAGTGGTCAAGGCGGGCGGGGCCGGTGATGGCGGGGCGGGCGGCCAAGCGGCCCCGGGCGACCGGCCGCACGCGACCGACGAAGCGTAG